The Calditrichota bacterium genome includes the window CGATTTTATGACGAGTGGGTCCATTGTCAATTTTAGCTTAATAATCTCAAGATTTTACAAGATGTATAAAAAATAGAATTAAAAACCTTTTCCCAAAAAATGCTGTCATTCTGAACGAAGTAAAGAATCCAATTGCCTAAGGGGGATCTTTCTCTATACTTCGTTTCGATCTGGATGACACCAGTTTTCATAGAAAAGGTTCAATCCGCAAAAGATACATCGACTGGCATTCCAATTTTTAAAAGACCATCCGGATTTTCAATCGAAATTTCCACTGCGTAAACCAGCGTATTGCGTGTTTCTTTTGTAAGGATTGTTTTTGGGGTAAATTCCGATTCTGATGCAATCCACGAAACCGATCCCTTGATAGAGTTTTCTTTACCGCTAATAAAAATATCTGCGGATTGACTTAACTGAATATCTGGTAACTCTTCCAGCGGAACATAGATGGATGCGGTCATTTTTTGCAAATCTGCCATTTCAAAAAGCGGTACGCCGGGTGCGGTACCTTCGCCTTCAGTATGAAACCGGGAAAGAATGACCCCATTAATTGGAGCATATATCCGCGCATCCTGAATAGATAAGTTTGTAAGATCGATTGTTGCATTTAATTGCTCTTTTTTGCTGGCGATTACATTAAACTGTGTTTTTAATGCCGTTTGTTTTGCCATTAAAACATCAACCTGCGTTTGGATGTCATCTTTCTGGGATTGAGTAGCTGCGCCCTTAGAAAGCATATTTTCAATCTTACCCAGATTCAAATTACCAAGGGCAAGTTGTGCTTCCAGTTGTTTAAGTTGTGCTTGTATGGATGCATGATTTGCAGAAATTTCGTTCAATTGGGCTTGTTGGATTTTTTTCCGGAGTTTTGTTTTGTCGGTGTTTATTACTGCCAGAAGCTGCCCTTTTTTAACAGATTCGCCCTCATCAACCAAAACAGAATCGATGTCTCCAACAGTTTTTGCGCTAATGCGAACTGTTTCAGATTCTATTCTTCCATTATAAACAGTTATTTCATCCTGTCCTTCATTGCAGGCAAATATGAATAGTAAAAAAATATATGTTAAGTTTTTCATCAGTTTAATCTCCATTCACTAACCGGCTTACCACTGTAAAAATCAATCTCTGAAATTTTTAAACTTATCTCTATCATCTGCTTTTTTAAATCCAGTTCTGTTTCAATCAACTCCTGGTTGGCCAAATTGTAATCCGTTGTAGAAACACTTCCTTCCTGATATTGCGTTTCAATAATTTTCATTTTTTGACGGGCAAGCTTATTTCCCATTTGGAATACTGCTAAAGATTTCTGCGCATGCTCATAATTTCGGATTGACTTTTCGTAGCTGGTTTTAACTTGTTCTTTAAGGCTGTTTTTTTCAAAACCAACCTGCAACATTTTTGCATTATTGGCCTCAAGCTGATTTCTGTGTGTACTCCAACTCCACAAGTTCCATTGCAAACCAACCGCCAACACACCATAATCCATCCATTCATCTTTAATAAAATCCAGACCGGGTTTGCCGTATTTATAAAAAGCCTGTAATCCAATTTTGGGGTAATATGATGATTTAATTATGTCGTTTTTTATGTCCAATTGTTTTTCTTTAGAGTCAATTTTCCTGATTTGCTCGTTCTTATCCGGATTAAATGGACTGTCTAATGCTTTTCCTAAATTTGCTTCAAATGGCAATACCTGAAAATTCTTTCCCGTTGCAATTTGCAGCAATTCTACCAGATTTGCGCGGCGAACGGCAATGTCAGATTTTCGCTGCTCAATTTTTAAAACAGAAAGTTTCAAAGAGAGCGTATCTACGGCCAGAGAATACCCATTTTGAACAGCAATTTTTAATCGATCAAATTGTAAGTTTAGCCTTTTATGGCCGGCATCTAAAATGAGATCAGCAATATCAAGCAATTGAACGCCGCGATACAATTGAACTGTTTTCAGTGCAATTTCCTTTTGATTAGCTAGTAAACTTAAGCGGGCCAGGATTATTTTCTCTGAGGCAAGTTGTTCACTAGCCGTTTGAGCAAATCCACTAAAAAGAGTATAGTTTAATCCGATGCCCACCTCGTAGGTATCTTTAGAGCCGAGGGTAATACTTTGGCCAGATAATCCGGGTAAAGCAGGAAAGTCGATTTCCGGAACATGCGTTACATATCGTGCAGATCCTGTAAAATCGAGCGTTGGAAGAGTCCCGGCAAAAGTAGAGCGTTCCAGATATTGGGCCTCCACAACAGCTTGCCTGCCTGCATTCACAAGATCATTATTTTCTAAAGCCTCGGCTACTGCTTCCTGTAAGGATTGGGCAAACAGGAATGAGTTTAATAAAACATAAATCAGGGTAATGTACAGTTTCATATTAAGTAACCCGTCTATTGTTTATATAAGAACAAATTTGACAGAATGCTGCCTAAATCTCAGGTTAAAACCCTTTCAGGTTCCACCTTTTTTCCTAATAGTCTTTTAATACCAACCTTAACATCTTCCTGGCTGCGGTAAATAACCGGTACAAGGATTAATGTTATAAAGGTAGCAAATAAAACCCCAAATCCCAGGGAAATTGCCATCGGAATTAGAAATTGTGCCTGAACACTTGTTTCAAACAAGAGCGGCAACAATCCTAAAAATGTTGTTACGGATGTTAAAAGAATCGGCCTGAAACGTGCAATACCAGCCTCACGGATTGCATCACTGATTCTTAATCCACTGGCACGGGACCGGTTAATGAAGTCAACCATCACCAAACTATCATTTACAACTACGCCGGTTAAAGCAACAATACCAAACATGGATAAAATTGTTAATCCAAATCCTAAAATAAGATGGCCAATAAGAGCACCAATAATGCCAAATGGTATTGCGCTCATAACTATAAAAGGTTGGATGTATGATTTAAAAGGAATTGCCAGCAAGATAAAAATAACAAGCATTGCCACGGCAAAACCTTTCATTAAACCTTGCATGGTTTCTTTTTGTGTTCTTTGTTCACCTTCCAGAGAGTATTTTATTCCAGGATATTTTTCCATTAGCTCAGGGAGATAAGCGGCCTTCAAACTGTTTAGAACTTCATCGGGTGTAGTTTGCTTGTCATCCACATCTGCTGTCACGGATAGCGTTCTACGCCTATCCCTACGGCTGATTGCCGCAAATCCACGGCTAAACTCAACTTCAGCTGCCACAGAAAACGGTACTTCCCCGCCTTTAGGTGTTCTAATCCTCAAATTTTCCAAATCAGCTAAGGAACGTCTTTTTGATGCGGGATAACGAACCATGACCCGAATATCATCGCGTCCGCGCTGGATGCGTTGAGCCTCATCTCCGTAAAAAGCCTGTCGAACTTGTCTGCCCAAATCTGAAAGTGTTAAACCTAATGCCTGTGCTTGGGGTGTAATTTGTAATTTAATTTCCTGCTTGCCTGCGCGATAAGAATCAGAAATATCAAATACACCGGGATATGTTGTCAATTGCTTCTTCATTTCAGCAGATACAGCATTTAAAGCATCATAATCATTTCCTGAAAATTCTATATTAATAGCATCACCCGTAGAAAAAAGAGAAGAAGTAAAAGTAAGTTCAACTGCATCCGGGATTGACCCAACCAGCTCGCGCCATCTTTTAGCTATTTCTTCACTTGTGATGGTCCGTTCCTCAGAGGGCTGCAACTCAATATTTATCTCACCAAGATGAGCACCGGTCAAGCCAGCTCCTCCATTTACCTCTCCCCTGCTTTGACGAATTTTAAAGGGTTGTTCACCAATGGAGGTTAAAACATGACGGAAGACGCCATCATTACCTTCGTCCTGATACTCCTTGTCCAGTTGTAATGCAGCCTTTTCTATTTGATCCATCGCCTCAGCAGTTTTTTCAACCGGAGTTCCCTGTGGCATAGTTAATAATGCTACAACATTATCTGCTTCAACCTGTGGAAAAAAAGTAAACGATAACCAACCACCTTTTGCAAGTCCAAAACTAATAAACAGCATGGCCAAACCACCAGCCATAGTTGCGTAACGCCATCTCAAAGCAAATTCAAGGCTTGGCTTATATTTTGTCTCAATAAACCACTTAAGTTTATTGGAAAACCTGGCCTGAATTTTTTGCCACCAGCCTTCAGATGTTTTTTCAGGATTTATTTTTGAATGAGCCAAATGCGCAGGTAAAATCAGCAAAGATTCAATCAATGAAAATGCCAAAGTTGCAATCACAATTACGGGGACTGCCCTCATAAATTTACCGAACATCCCTTCCACCATTAACAAAGGTGCAAAGGCTGCAAAAGTTGTAAAAACAGCAAAGGTTACCGGAACAGCTACTTGTTTGGCACCTTCAATAGCGGCTTCCAAAGGTGGTTTTCCCTTTTCAATCATTGTATAAATATTCTCACCTACAATAATTGCATCGTCCACCACAACCCCCAAAACCAAAATGAATGCAAAAAGGGATATTAGGTTTATTGAAACATCATAATGCGGAATTACCCACAAAGCGCCCAAAAATGAGATCAGCAAACCAACGCTCACCCAGCCGGCCAAACGTAGTTTTAAAAATAAGGCCAAAGCGATAAAAACTAAAAATATACCCATGCGGCCGTTTCTGTATAACAGGTCAATTCTGCTTTTTAAGATTCGGGTATCATCTTGCCATGTTGTTAGGTTTAATCCTGCAGGCAGTTTTTTTTGTTTGGCTTCAACATATTCATTTACCACCTCAGCAATATCCAAAGCACTCTCGTCACCAACCCGGAAAATTTGTACCATGGCTGCCGGCTTTCCATCAAAACGCGCATTTTGATCTGTGTCTGCAAAACCATCATCAATGTTTGCTACATCTTTTAAATAAAGCCGCGTCCCATCCGGAAAGCTGCGTAAAACTATTTCCTCAAATTGCTCCCCAACATAGGCCTGACCTTTTGTGCGTAACAAAATTTCCCCAGCCGAAGTTTTTACAGACCCACCAGGCAAATCCAGAGACGACATTTTTACAGCACGGGCAACTTCATCAAATGTTAAACCATAGCTGCGCAACGCATCTTCGCTCACTTCAATTGAAATTTCATACGGTTGGGTATTTGTAATGGAAACCTGGGTTATTTCCGGCATTACCAATAAATCTTCGCGGATATCTTCTGCCAATTTTTTTAGTGATTTTTTATCGGTTTCGCCGGAGATAGCAATATTAATTACCTGTGTACGGCGTACAATTTCACTAACAACCGGCTTTTCCGTTTCCACCGGGAACGTGTCTATTCCATCCACCCGAGACTTTATATCTTCCATCATTTTAGAAACATCATATCCTGTTTTAACTTCAACAGTTACGCTGCCAACATTTTCTTGTGCGCGTGAAGTAATTTCTTTTATACCATCCAAATCCTGAATGGCCTCTTCTATACGAACGCAAACCCCTTCTTCCACTTCTTCCGGGGCAGCACCACGATAAACCACTGAAATCGAAACAAAGTCCAGGCTTGCCTCTGGAAATACTTCCATTTTTATTGTAAAAACAGATAATAGCCCCAGAGCCAAAATCCCGATCATTAATAAATTGGCTGTTACTGAATTTTTAGCGAACCATTCTATTGCACGGTTCATATTTTCTCCCTTTTTTGCATTTAATTTGTTTAAGCTTTCTGACAAATACACTAAATCTTGTCATTCTGAGAGGAACTTCAGTTATAGCGAAGAATCTCTTTCTTGAAGGGATGCTTCGTACCTCAGCATGACAGCAAAGTCAAATTTATTCTTCAATCCGTACATCCATCCCATCAATCATAGCATCCAATGGGGAAAGGCAAATCTTTTCACCATCGTCTATGCCGCCATTTACAATTATTCTTCCTTCTTCCTGGCGTAAAATTGTTACCGGACGTATGTACAATTTGTTGTCATTGTCAATCACCCAGATATTGCTTTTACCACGCAATGCCGATCGGTCGATATCATAAACATTTTCATATTCACGTCCTTCTATCTCAGCACTTACATACATTCCCACCGAAAGAGGCAGTCTGTTATCTGCAGCTTTTTTTGCATAAGGATCACTAACTCTGGCAACTACATGAACCATTCTGCTTTTGGGATCAATTTCGCCTTCAAGCCGAACAAGCTGCGCATCCCAGGAATGTTTTTTCCCCGCAAAAACCGTAGATAATTTAACCCCTGTTTTTTTTGTTGCAGATCCGCTGTAAGAAAGGTCTACAAATTCAAGTTCTGCATCCGGTAATGGCAAGCGAACTTCGGCATAATCGATGGCATAGATTTGACCAAGCGGTGTTCCTGGGTTTATAACTTGTCCTACATCGGCACTTTTGGATCGGATTCTTGAAGCGAATGGTGCACGTATTTCAGTTCGTTTTAGGTGAATAATAGCCTGCTCTAATCCGGCTTTTGCAGCATTGAGGCTTGCAATGGCTTCTTTAAGTTGAGGCTCCCGTAAAACTAATTTTGATGGTTCACCTGTTCCAACTTTTTCCCATTCAGATTTTGCCAGCTTGGCTTCCTCTTTTTCACGGGCCAGCCTAAGCTCAGCTTGTGCCACTTGAAGCTCTGCTTTGGTTTTCGCGAGGATAAAATCTGTGCGGTCGATTTGTAGCATAATTTCGCCTTTATTAAAAAATCCACCTGCGGCAAAACGTGGAGAAACAGAGACAATTTGTCCTCCCACTTGTGATACAACATTGCTTTGCGTACGCGGTACTACAGTTCCCTGGGAAGAAACATTAATTTGCACATTGCTTTTTGCAGCTACCTGATAGCGGACCAAAGGTTTATAAGCCTCTGGCTTTACCTGCTCCGGTTCTTCCTGCGCCAATACTAAAACAGCAGTAATAATCAATCCAACAAAGATAATTATTATCGGCATAAATATTTTTCGTGTTTTGTCGCTCATTTTAAACTCCATTAAATTATTTTAAGATTTGTAGATTGTAAGACTGAAAGATTTTAGATTATAAGATTTTCTATGCTCAATCTTACAATAATCAATTCGCTTCCCCGCCAAGTGCCACATAAAAATCTACACGATTCTCTAGGCGTAAACGACGAATCGTAAGTAATTGGCTTTCTGCATTATTTGCCTGACGACTGGCATCTAAAAATGTGATAATATCAACCAGTCCTTTGTAATAGCGGTCTTCCGAAAGTTCTTTGGCAGCAACTGCTTCATCTCGTGAAATTTTGGTTGCTGCTTCTTGTTTTCTTAAAAATTGATCTGCCGCAAGAATTAGTTCTACTTCAGAATAAGCGAGAAGGACGGTATTGGCATAAGCGGCAAATGCTTGTTTTTGCAAAGCCTCGTTTAGCTTAACATTTGCGCGTAATTTTCCACCCTGAAAAACAGGTTGTAACACGTTGGCTGCAATACTCCAAACTGAAAAATCCATATTGAGGATTTCTGACAGATCGTCTGTGCTTGTGCCGTAAGACCCGGTAAGCCGGATACTAGGAAACAATGCAGCTTTGGCAGCGGAAACATTACACTGTGAGGCAGCCAATCGTCGCTCTGCGGCAATAATATCGGGGCGGCGTTGCAACAAATCCGCAGGAATCCCTTCTGGGATATCTCCTATTTCCATTGGCAGTTTTTTGCTTAGCTCAATTTTTGCAGCAGGATATTTCCCTAAAATGAATTCAACTTGTCTTTTACTCTGGTCAGATTGCTGTATACGCTGATACATTTGCGATTCTGCTGCAGCCACACTACTTCGTGAAAATCGATAATCCAGTGATGGGCGCAAACCTTTTTCATAGCGGGCTAAAATCCGCTCCTGAGATAATTGATAACTTTCAAAATTGGATTGGCTAAGTTCTAATTGCTTGGATGCGTCAATCGCGGCAAACCAGGCTTTTATTGTTTGTGCTGCTAATGATAGTTTAAATCCATCATAATCCGCTTTTGACGCTTCAAAACTTGCACCGGCTGCTGAACGGGCATTTCGCACTCGGCCCCACAAATCCAATTCCCAGGCTACATTGGCCGAAGTGCCAAAAGTATTCAAATGTTCTGGCAGTGAAAAATTTGGATTAGAAGGAAACCCAACCAAACTTCTTTTTTGGCGAACACCGGAACCACTAATACTTATACTTGGATAAAGGTCAGCACCTGCTATGGTTGCCTGTGCTTCAGCGGCTTCCATGCGTGCTGCAGCTGCCTGCAAGCTATAATTATGTTCAAAAGCTGTTGCAATCACAGAATCAAGTTTTTCATCACCAAATCCTTCCCACCAGGCAGAATCGATATAAGCATAAGTTTGAGTGCTGTCCAGCCACTTTTCGGGAAACTCAACTTTTAAATCCGGGTGCTTTATCTCAGGGGAACATGAGAAAAGAACAGACATTACAAAAGTTGTTAAAAACAATGGTTTATATTTCATATCCAATCCTAAATTTGTATTCTTTATTTTCATCGTTTGTTGTTTTGACCGGCTTATGCTTTAAAACCTGCAGCAACAAACTTTATTGCTTTATTAAGAAAAACTTCAAACGGCGTCTTTTCATCTATCTTACTAAGTTTGTTATGAAAGATATTTTTATTCATTATGCTACCCATAACTCCAATCATAAACATAAAGCGCAAGGTCAAATCATCTTTAGATAGTTGTGGCAATACTTCTGCAATGGCCATTGTGTATTGCTCGAAAACATCCTTAAACATATCCATAATATGTGCAACTTCATCTGGTTCTGTTTGAACATGGCTAAACAATTTCCTCATTTTTTCACGTTCATTTTTTGAAACAGATTCACAAATTAATATTGGCAACAGAAAAGCTTTTATTATCTCTTCAAGATCAAGTTTTTCTTCACCAGCCTGCTCCTTCATTTCCTGCAACTTTGCTAATCGTTTTTCATTTATTGGTTGCAAACGTCTCAAATAAACTGCTGATATCACCTCTTTCTTAGAACCAAAATGGTAATGAATGGCAGCAATATTAACATTCGCTTTTGCAATAATTGTCCTTAATGAAGTCTTGGCAATCCCGTCTCGACTAAATAACGCTTCAGCAGCATCTAGTATTTTTGTTTTTGTATCTTTTTTTCTACTCATATCTATTTCTTAATTTTGTTTCAGGAATTTTAAGGAAGGATAAACTGATTGTCAAGTTTTTTTCAATCACTTGTTTGAATCAATCGTTTGATTTAATTTTTTAGTAAGAGAATTGATTTAAAAAGAGTATTTGATAATAATAGAAAATCTAAAGCGGAAAGTTTACAGTGCTGAAATAGCTAAATCTTTTATTTAAAATCTCAATAAAACCTTTCCAAACTGTTTACCTGATTCTAGCCATTCATGTGCCAATTTAATATCTTCGAAATCAAATATTTTGCCAACAACTGGCTTTAGTTTTTTCTGAGCTACAAGTTCACAAACCTTTTTCATATCTTGCATTGTTCCCATTGTTGATCCGATAATCTGTTGTTGTTTTATAAACAAGGCCCGCAAATCAATGTTTACAAACGGCCCGGTCGTTGCACCGCAGGTTACAACTTTACCACCAATTTTTAAACAACGGAGGGAATCTCGCCAGGTTTTTTCACCCGTGTGCTCAAATACAATATCAATACCGCCGCTTATTTCTTTTGCTGTTTTGCCGATCGGTTCTTCATTGTAATTTATAGTATAGTCAGCCCCAAGTTTTTTTGCCATTTCTGCCTTTTCTTTTGAGCCAACTGTTGTAATTACGTTTGCACTAATCGCTTTAGCAATTTGAATTGCTGCACTGCCAACACCACTTGAAGCACCATATATTAATACCCATTGTCCTTTTTGAAGATTTACTTTTGCAATAAGCATATGGTAGGCCGTTAACGATGCCAACGGAAAAGCTGCTGCTTCCTCCCAGCTTATATTTTTGGGTTTATGCAGAATAAACTCTTGCGGAATTGAAACATACTCTGCCTGGCATCCATTACTGTGTTCGCCGGGTATTGTATATTTAGAAGATAGGTTTTCCTGGTTTCTTTTTACTAATGGATCATCTAAAGGAATGCGAAAAGGGACATTTATTATTTCATCGCCTGTTGTATAATTCTCTACTTCTGAACCAACTTCTACAATTTCTCCTGCGCCATCGCTGCCCAAAACCAAAGGTAAGGGAATGCCGGGGAAACCTTCACGTACAAATATATCCAGATGGTTTAGTGCCGCATATTTTATTTTGACCAAAACTTCGTTTGGGGCCGGTTTAGGAGTTTCAAGGTTATCAATCTTCAAATTATCAACACCACCATGCTTATGAATTCGAACAACTCTCATAAATCCCCTTTAAACTATCACTTAAATAAATTAAATTAGTAACTTTGAAAAACCATTGGCGTAAGCAAATTAACCAAATATTCTAATCATGTAAAACTCAACCTTTAAGGAAAACTATGAAAATTTTTACTCTGCTCATTTTGTTAGCTCTTTCATCTCAAATTTTTTCCCAAACCATTTTTACTCCAAACAATGAACACCGCCAAATTGAAGCCAATCGAAAAGCAAAAGCACTTGCAAAATCATTTAACCAAAATCCTGTAACAGCTTTGGAAGATGGACGGGGTTATGATGTTAGTTATTATGGACTGTCCCTGGATTTGCATCCGGCCAATACAAATATGAATGGTTCCGTTGAAATTAAAGCAACCGTCAGTTTAGCAGAGTTAAGCGAAGTTGTTCTGGATTTCAATACATTTTTAACTGTTGATTCAATCAAATCTGAAGAACTATCCCTAAATTTTGTTCATGAACACGATGCCGGCAGACCAAGTGATTTGCTAATAATTACTCTTGATAAATCTCATGTGCAAGATGAAAGCTTTTCATTTACGATATACTACCATGGACCAACTGATTTTGGTGGAACAAGTGTTTTCGGTGTTTCTTTTGGCCATACAGAAGTTTTAGGAAGAGACCACATCTGGAGCCTTAGCGAACCATACGGTGCCCGTGATTGGTGGCCTTGCAAAGATACAGCTTTGGACAAAGCAGACAGCATGGACATTATTTACACTGTGCCTGAAGGTTGGTCAGCTGCTGCAAATGGTAA containing:
- a CDS encoding HlyD family efflux transporter periplasmic adaptor subunit, with protein sequence MKNLTYIFLLFIFACNEGQDEITVYNGRIESETVRISAKTVGDIDSVLVDEGESVKKGQLLAVINTDKTKLRKKIQQAQLNEISANHASIQAQLKQLEAQLALGNLNLGKIENMLSKGAATQSQKDDIQTQVDVLMAKQTALKTQFNVIASKKEQLNATIDLTNLSIQDARIYAPINGVILSRFHTEGEGTAPGVPLFEMADLQKMTASIYVPLEELPDIQLSQSADIFISGKENSIKGSVSWIASESEFTPKTILTKETRNTLVYAVEISIENPDGLLKIGMPVDVSFAD
- a CDS encoding TolC family protein, with translation MKLYITLIYVLLNSFLFAQSLQEAVAEALENNDLVNAGRQAVVEAQYLERSTFAGTLPTLDFTGSARYVTHVPEIDFPALPGLSGQSITLGSKDTYEVGIGLNYTLFSGFAQTASEQLASEKIILARLSLLANQKEIALKTVQLYRGVQLLDIADLILDAGHKRLNLQFDRLKIAVQNGYSLAVDTLSLKLSVLKIEQRKSDIAVRRANLVELLQIATGKNFQVLPFEANLGKALDSPFNPDKNEQIRKIDSKEKQLDIKNDIIKSSYYPKIGLQAFYKYGKPGLDFIKDEWMDYGVLAVGLQWNLWSWSTHRNQLEANNAKMLQVGFEKNSLKEQVKTSYEKSIRNYEHAQKSLAVFQMGNKLARQKMKIIETQYQEGSVSTTDYNLANQELIETELDLKKQMIEISLKISEIDFYSGKPVSEWRLN
- a CDS encoding efflux RND transporter permease subunit, producing the protein MNRAIEWFAKNSVTANLLMIGILALGLLSVFTIKMEVFPEASLDFVSISVVYRGAAPEEVEEGVCVRIEEAIQDLDGIKEITSRAQENVGSVTVEVKTGYDVSKMMEDIKSRVDGIDTFPVETEKPVVSEIVRRTQVINIAISGETDKKSLKKLAEDIREDLLVMPEITQVSITNTQPYEISIEVSEDALRSYGLTFDEVARAVKMSSLDLPGGSVKTSAGEILLRTKGQAYVGEQFEEIVLRSFPDGTRLYLKDVANIDDGFADTDQNARFDGKPAAMVQIFRVGDESALDIAEVVNEYVEAKQKKLPAGLNLTTWQDDTRILKSRIDLLYRNGRMGIFLVFIALALFLKLRLAGWVSVGLLISFLGALWVIPHYDVSINLISLFAFILVLGVVVDDAIIVGENIYTMIEKGKPPLEAAIEGAKQVAVPVTFAVFTTFAAFAPLLMVEGMFGKFMRAVPVIVIATLAFSLIESLLILPAHLAHSKINPEKTSEGWWQKIQARFSNKLKWFIETKYKPSLEFALRWRYATMAGGLAMLFISFGLAKGGWLSFTFFPQVEADNVVALLTMPQGTPVEKTAEAMDQIEKAALQLDKEYQDEGNDGVFRHVLTSIGEQPFKIRQSRGEVNGGAGLTGAHLGEINIELQPSEERTITSEEIAKRWRELVGSIPDAVELTFTSSLFSTGDAINIEFSGNDYDALNAVSAEMKKQLTTYPGVFDISDSYRAGKQEIKLQITPQAQALGLTLSDLGRQVRQAFYGDEAQRIQRGRDDIRVMVRYPASKRRSLADLENLRIRTPKGGEVPFSVAAEVEFSRGFAAISRRDRRRTLSVTADVDDKQTTPDEVLNSLKAAYLPELMEKYPGIKYSLEGEQRTQKETMQGLMKGFAVAMLVIFILLAIPFKSYIQPFIVMSAIPFGIIGALIGHLILGFGLTILSMFGIVALTGVVVNDSLVMVDFINRSRASGLRISDAIREAGIARFRPILLTSVTTFLGLLPLLFETSVQAQFLIPMAISLGFGVLFATFITLILVPVIYRSQEDVKVGIKRLLGKKVEPERVLT
- a CDS encoding efflux RND transporter periplasmic adaptor subunit codes for the protein MSDKTRKIFMPIIIIFVGLIITAVLVLAQEEPEQVKPEAYKPLVRYQVAAKSNVQINVSSQGTVVPRTQSNVVSQVGGQIVSVSPRFAAGGFFNKGEIMLQIDRTDFILAKTKAELQVAQAELRLAREKEEAKLAKSEWEKVGTGEPSKLVLREPQLKEAIASLNAAKAGLEQAIIHLKRTEIRAPFASRIRSKSADVGQVINPGTPLGQIYAIDYAEVRLPLPDAELEFVDLSYSGSATKKTGVKLSTVFAGKKHSWDAQLVRLEGEIDPKSRMVHVVARVSDPYAKKAADNRLPLSVGMYVSAEIEGREYENVYDIDRSALRGKSNIWVIDNDNKLYIRPVTILRQEEGRIIVNGGIDDGEKICLSPLDAMIDGMDVRIEE
- a CDS encoding efflux transporter outer membrane subunit; the encoded protein is MKYKPLFLTTFVMSVLFSCSPEIKHPDLKVEFPEKWLDSTQTYAYIDSAWWEGFGDEKLDSVIATAFEHNYSLQAAAARMEAAEAQATIAGADLYPSISISGSGVRQKRSLVGFPSNPNFSLPEHLNTFGTSANVAWELDLWGRVRNARSAAGASFEASKADYDGFKLSLAAQTIKAWFAAIDASKQLELSQSNFESYQLSQERILARYEKGLRPSLDYRFSRSSVAAAESQMYQRIQQSDQSKRQVEFILGKYPAAKIELSKKLPMEIGDIPEGIPADLLQRRPDIIAAERRLAASQCNVSAAKAALFPSIRLTGSYGTSTDDLSEILNMDFSVWSIAANVLQPVFQGGKLRANVKLNEALQKQAFAAYANTVLLAYSEVELILAADQFLRKQEAATKISRDEAVAAKELSEDRYYKGLVDIITFLDASRQANNAESQLLTIRRLRLENRVDFYVALGGEAN
- a CDS encoding TetR/AcrR family transcriptional regulator; this translates as MSRKKDTKTKILDAAEALFSRDGIAKTSLRTIIAKANVNIAAIHYHFGSKKEVISAVYLRRLQPINEKRLAKLQEMKEQAGEEKLDLEEIIKAFLLPILICESVSKNEREKMRKLFSHVQTEPDEVAHIMDMFKDVFEQYTMAIAEVLPQLSKDDLTLRFMFMIGVMGSIMNKNIFHNKLSKIDEKTPFEVFLNKAIKFVAAGFKA
- a CDS encoding zinc-binding dehydrogenase, whose protein sequence is MRVVRIHKHGGVDNLKIDNLETPKPAPNEVLVKIKYAALNHLDIFVREGFPGIPLPLVLGSDGAGEIVEVGSEVENYTTGDEIINVPFRIPLDDPLVKRNQENLSSKYTIPGEHSNGCQAEYVSIPQEFILHKPKNISWEEAAAFPLASLTAYHMLIAKVNLQKGQWVLIYGASSGVGSAAIQIAKAISANVITTVGSKEKAEMAKKLGADYTINYNEEPIGKTAKEISGGIDIVFEHTGEKTWRDSLRCLKIGGKVVTCGATTGPFVNIDLRALFIKQQQIIGSTMGTMQDMKKVCELVAQKKLKPVVGKIFDFEDIKLAHEWLESGKQFGKVLLRF